A portion of the Kribbella jejuensis genome contains these proteins:
- a CDS encoding phosphotransferase, translated as MTGLSALLPPGAEPFAAGRDADVYAIDDDWVLRRYRDGHPVRDEADYMRHVAKYDYPVPAVGEISGADMVMQRISGPTLGEAVIAGELSPAELGVVQADLHRRLHAIPAPSGAAGLTVVHGDLHPFNVISAADGPMVIDWRNAEEGPAEFDVAMSAVILAQVVLDPEWAELSPLLRESLAAYLAHSIDPTPGLPAALRARGNNPTLTPAELALLPAQDELIRSYL; from the coding sequence ATGACGGGTCTGTCCGCTCTGCTTCCGCCGGGAGCAGAGCCGTTCGCGGCCGGGCGGGACGCGGACGTGTACGCGATCGACGACGACTGGGTGCTGCGGCGGTACCGCGACGGGCACCCGGTGCGGGACGAGGCCGACTACATGCGCCACGTCGCGAAGTACGACTACCCGGTCCCGGCGGTCGGTGAGATCAGCGGCGCGGACATGGTCATGCAGCGGATCTCCGGGCCGACGCTCGGCGAGGCCGTGATCGCGGGCGAGCTCAGTCCGGCTGAGCTCGGGGTGGTGCAGGCCGATCTGCACCGGCGCCTGCACGCGATCCCCGCTCCGAGTGGCGCGGCCGGACTGACCGTGGTGCACGGCGATCTACATCCGTTCAACGTGATCTCGGCTGCCGACGGCCCGATGGTGATCGACTGGCGCAACGCGGAGGAGGGGCCGGCCGAGTTCGACGTCGCGATGAGCGCTGTCATCCTCGCGCAGGTCGTGCTCGATCCGGAATGGGCCGAGCTCTCACCGCTGCTGCGCGAGTCGCTCGCCGCGTACCTCGCCCACTCGATCGACCCGACCCCCGGCCTCCCCGCCGCGTTACGGGCCCGCGGCAACAACCCGACCCTCACCCCCGCCGAACTCGCCCTGCTACCCGCGCAGGACGAGCTCATCCGTTCCTACCTCTAA
- the miaB gene encoding tRNA (N6-isopentenyl adenosine(37)-C2)-methylthiotransferase MiaB, whose protein sequence is MRTYEVRTYGCQMNVHDSERLRGLLEDAGYVRAPEGDEADVVVFNTCAVRENADNKLYGNLGHLAPVKARKPGMQIAVGGCLAQKDKATITRKAPWVDVVFGTHNIGSLPALLERSRVEQESQVEILEALEVFPSTLPARRESPYSAWVSVSVGCNNTCTFCIVPSLRGREKDRRPGEILAEVEALVAEGVLEVTLLGQNVNSYGVEFGDRYAFSKLLRACGSIDGLERVRFTSPHPRDFTADVIEAMAETPNVMHSLHMPLQSGSDAVLKAMRRSYRRDRYLKIIEDVRAAMPDAAITTDIIVGFPGETEEDFQGTLDVVRQARFAGAFTFQYSKRPGTPAESMENQVPREVVQERYERLVALQDDLAWAENKLLVGRSVEVLVAEGEGRKDASTHRLSGRGADNRLVHFAVPEGVEAPRPGDMATVEITYAAPHHLVADVFGAVRRTRAGDAWQRAQDAPAQAPGVMLGMPTVGAKRFEPAAGGCQVG, encoded by the coding sequence ATGCGTACTTATGAGGTCCGCACCTACGGGTGCCAGATGAACGTCCACGACTCCGAGCGGCTGCGCGGGCTGCTGGAGGACGCGGGCTATGTCCGCGCGCCCGAGGGGGACGAGGCCGACGTCGTCGTCTTCAACACCTGCGCGGTCCGCGAGAACGCCGACAACAAGCTGTACGGCAACCTCGGCCACCTGGCGCCGGTGAAGGCGCGCAAACCCGGCATGCAGATCGCCGTCGGCGGCTGCCTGGCGCAGAAGGACAAGGCGACGATCACCCGGAAGGCCCCCTGGGTCGACGTGGTGTTCGGGACGCACAACATCGGTTCGCTGCCGGCGCTGCTGGAGCGGTCCCGGGTCGAGCAGGAGTCGCAGGTCGAGATCCTCGAGGCGCTCGAGGTGTTCCCGTCGACGCTGCCGGCCCGGCGCGAGTCGCCGTACAGCGCCTGGGTGTCGGTGAGCGTCGGCTGCAACAACACCTGCACGTTCTGCATCGTGCCGTCGCTGCGCGGCCGGGAGAAGGACCGCCGGCCGGGCGAGATCCTCGCCGAGGTCGAGGCGCTGGTCGCCGAAGGCGTGCTCGAGGTGACCCTGCTCGGGCAGAACGTGAACTCGTACGGCGTGGAGTTCGGCGACCGGTACGCGTTCTCGAAGCTGCTCCGCGCGTGCGGCTCGATCGACGGCCTGGAGCGGGTCCGGTTCACCTCGCCGCACCCGCGGGACTTCACCGCGGACGTGATCGAGGCGATGGCCGAGACGCCGAACGTGATGCACTCGCTGCACATGCCGCTTCAGTCCGGGTCGGATGCCGTGCTGAAGGCGATGCGGCGTTCGTACCGCCGGGACCGCTACCTGAAGATCATCGAGGACGTGCGGGCGGCGATGCCCGACGCGGCGATCACCACCGACATCATCGTCGGGTTCCCGGGGGAGACCGAGGAGGACTTCCAGGGCACCCTCGACGTGGTCCGGCAGGCGCGGTTCGCGGGCGCGTTCACCTTCCAGTACTCGAAGCGTCCCGGGACGCCGGCCGAGTCGATGGAGAACCAGGTCCCGCGCGAGGTCGTCCAGGAGCGGTACGAGCGTCTCGTCGCGTTGCAGGACGATCTGGCCTGGGCGGAGAACAAGCTGCTCGTCGGGCGTTCGGTCGAGGTGCTCGTCGCGGAGGGGGAGGGGCGCAAGGACGCGAGCACGCACCGGCTCAGCGGCCGTGGCGCGGACAACCGGCTCGTCCACTTCGCCGTACCGGAGGGCGTCGAGGCGCCGCGGCCGGGCGACATGGCGACGGTCGAGATCACGTACGCCGCTCCGCACCATCTGGTCGCGGACGTCTTCGGCGCGGTACGCCGTACGCGCGCCGGCGACGCGTGGCAGCGTGCCCAGGACGCACCGGCCCAGGCTCCGGGCGTGATGCTCGGGATGCCGACGGTCGGAGCCAAGCGCTTCGAGCCGGCAGCCGGCGGCTGCCAGGTCGGATGA
- a CDS encoding amidohydrolase family protein: MNSSRRQFLARTAAGAAVLAGGGFTTANATTTTTTRPPRITALTDVTVIDVASGRKRPHQTVLLSADRIIGVGRIQVPRGAVEINLTGKYVIPGLADMHVHSLGDERVSPPLYLANGLTTVREMAGTNPMLYDWRDRIAAGTLLGPRMVVASNIIDGDPTLWDPNLIKVIVVDGAADARAAVRRVKNEGADFVKVYSRLSRESWLAIIDEAREVGLTVHGHGPDQVSPKEVSNAGQRSIEHIHSLGLAVSTREAEVRRMLLGIKVGTGDYNGWFRQLHPIEWIAANTYSPSRAADVFGTLRRNGTRVTPTLTMHSVLDQIDYTRLDPALAKYMSEDSIGTYDYVIQNLYAANRTAEEISHQHQMWAWRQRFVRELFEHDVPIMAGTDTGTPYSVPGFALHDELEHLVGAGATPRQALYAATAEPAKFLGLHTQLGSVEAGKIADLVVLDADPLTDIQNSRRINTVVTRGRIISPAARQQLLAGVEAAVKEPPTGATLAAGGCCGTGATAH; encoded by the coding sequence ATGAACAGTTCTCGTCGTCAGTTTCTCGCCCGTACCGCCGCCGGCGCCGCCGTCCTCGCCGGCGGCGGCTTCACGACCGCGAACGCCACCACGACCACCACTACCCGGCCCCCGCGGATCACCGCGCTCACCGATGTCACCGTCATCGACGTCGCCTCCGGCCGGAAACGCCCGCACCAGACCGTGCTGCTGAGCGCCGACCGGATCATCGGTGTCGGCCGGATCCAGGTCCCGCGCGGCGCCGTCGAGATCAACCTGACCGGGAAGTACGTCATCCCTGGTCTCGCCGACATGCACGTCCACAGCCTCGGCGACGAGCGCGTCTCGCCACCTCTCTATCTGGCCAACGGCCTGACCACCGTCCGCGAGATGGCCGGCACCAACCCGATGCTGTACGACTGGCGCGACCGGATCGCGGCCGGCACGCTGCTCGGCCCGCGGATGGTCGTCGCGAGCAACATCATCGACGGCGACCCGACGCTGTGGGATCCGAACCTGATCAAGGTCATCGTCGTCGACGGCGCCGCCGACGCCCGCGCCGCCGTCCGCCGGGTGAAGAACGAGGGCGCCGACTTCGTGAAGGTGTACTCGCGGCTGAGCCGGGAGTCCTGGCTCGCGATCATCGACGAGGCGCGCGAGGTCGGCCTGACGGTCCACGGCCACGGGCCCGATCAGGTCTCGCCGAAGGAGGTCAGCAACGCCGGCCAGCGCAGCATCGAACACATCCACTCGCTCGGGCTGGCGGTATCAACCCGGGAGGCCGAGGTACGGCGGATGCTGCTCGGGATCAAGGTGGGGACCGGCGACTACAACGGATGGTTCCGGCAACTGCACCCGATCGAGTGGATCGCGGCGAACACGTACAGCCCGTCCCGCGCCGCGGACGTGTTCGGCACGCTGCGCCGCAACGGCACCCGGGTCACGCCGACGCTGACCATGCACAGCGTCCTCGACCAGATCGACTACACCCGCCTGGACCCGGCGCTGGCGAAGTACATGAGCGAGGACTCGATCGGTACGTACGACTACGTCATCCAGAACCTGTACGCCGCCAATCGCACCGCGGAGGAGATCTCCCACCAGCATCAGATGTGGGCGTGGCGGCAGCGGTTCGTGCGCGAACTGTTCGAACACGACGTACCGATCATGGCCGGCACCGACACGGGTACGCCGTACTCCGTCCCCGGCTTCGCGCTGCACGACGAACTGGAGCACCTGGTCGGCGCGGGCGCGACGCCGCGGCAGGCGCTGTACGCCGCGACCGCCGAACCGGCCAAGTTCCTCGGTCTGCACACGCAACTGGGATCGGTCGAGGCAGGCAAGATTGCGGACCTGGTTGTATTGGACGCCGATCCATTGACCGACATCCAGAACAGCCGCCGGATCAACACGGTCGTCACCAGAGGCCGGATCATCTCCCCCGCGGCTCGTCAGCAACTGCTCGCCGGCGTCGAAGCGGCCGTCAAGGAACCGCCGACCGGCGCGACGCTCGCTGCAGGTGGTTGTTGCGGAACCGGGGCAACCGCACACTGA
- a CDS encoding amino acid ABC transporter ATP-binding protein has protein sequence MSDSGTVTKTGLVALTGVNKHFGDLHVLKDINLSIDEGEVVVVIGPSGSGKSTLCRAINRLEPIDSGSITLDGQPLPSEGRALAKLRADVGMVFQSFNLFAHKTILQNVTLGPIKVRGTDPKQAEKRAMELLERVGVATQASKFPAQLSGGQQQRVAIARALAMDPKVILFDEPTSALDPEMIQEVLEVMVDLAKQGMTMIVVTHEMGFARTAANRVVFMADGEIVEQADPEAFFTNPTSRRAQDFLGKILKH, from the coding sequence ATGAGCGATTCCGGCACCGTGACGAAAACAGGTCTGGTCGCCCTCACCGGCGTCAACAAGCATTTCGGCGATCTGCACGTCCTGAAGGACATCAACCTGTCCATCGACGAGGGCGAAGTGGTCGTCGTGATCGGCCCGTCCGGGTCCGGCAAGTCGACGCTGTGCCGCGCGATCAACCGGCTGGAGCCGATCGATTCCGGCAGCATCACGCTCGACGGCCAACCCCTGCCCAGCGAGGGCCGCGCACTGGCGAAACTACGCGCCGACGTCGGCATGGTCTTCCAGTCGTTCAACCTGTTCGCCCACAAGACCATCCTCCAGAACGTCACCCTGGGCCCCATCAAGGTCCGCGGGACGGACCCGAAGCAGGCCGAGAAGCGGGCCATGGAACTGCTCGAGCGGGTCGGCGTGGCCACCCAGGCCTCGAAGTTCCCGGCCCAGTTGTCCGGAGGCCAGCAGCAGCGCGTGGCGATCGCGCGCGCCCTGGCCATGGACCCGAAGGTCATCCTGTTCGACGAGCCCACGTCGGCGCTCGACCCCGAGATGATCCAGGAGGTCCTCGAGGTGATGGTCGACCTGGCCAAACAAGGCATGACGATGATCGTGGTCACACACGAGATGGGCTTCGCCCGGACCGCGGCGAACCGGGTGGTGTTCATGGCCGACGGCGAGATCGTCGAGCAGGCCGACCCGGAGGCCTTCTTCACCAATCCGACCTCCCGGCGGGCCCAGGACTTCCTGGGCAAGATCCTCAAGCACTGA
- a CDS encoding glutamate ABC transporter substrate-binding protein, which produces MRMRTLVATVGVAALALTAAACGKDEPSAGGGNGGGASDSCGDLHKFTTASGVDVAGSPTFTKMKSAGKVTVGVKADQPNLGYKDADGKRCGFDIEVARMVSAGLGFDPDKIEYKEIPSANRETAIAGGEIDYYVGTYSITDKRKKQVSFAGPYFIAGQDLLVRKDDTSMDAGKTALKGKKVCSATGSTPIQRVKDEQLTEASNISEFKTYSECVSQLLDKKVDTVTTDDAILKGYAATAPDQLRVVGKPFSTEKYGIGLPLADKALRDKVNSILETSASDGTWKAIYGETLGKSGSDSTPPPLEKY; this is translated from the coding sequence ATGAGAATGCGCACCCTCGTCGCCACGGTAGGCGTCGCAGCTCTCGCGCTGACCGCCGCCGCCTGTGGCAAGGACGAGCCGAGCGCCGGCGGTGGCAACGGTGGCGGCGCGTCCGACTCCTGTGGCGACCTGCACAAGTTCACCACCGCGAGCGGCGTCGACGTGGCCGGTAGCCCGACCTTCACCAAGATGAAGTCGGCCGGCAAGGTGACCGTCGGTGTCAAGGCCGACCAGCCGAATCTCGGGTACAAGGACGCGGACGGCAAGCGCTGCGGCTTCGACATCGAGGTGGCCCGGATGGTGTCGGCCGGCCTCGGGTTCGACCCGGACAAGATCGAGTACAAGGAGATCCCGTCCGCGAACCGTGAGACCGCGATCGCCGGTGGAGAGATCGACTACTACGTCGGCACCTACTCGATCACCGACAAGCGCAAGAAGCAGGTCTCGTTCGCCGGGCCGTACTTCATCGCCGGCCAGGACCTGCTGGTCCGCAAGGACGACACGTCGATGGACGCGGGCAAGACCGCGCTGAAGGGCAAGAAGGTCTGCTCGGCGACCGGTTCGACGCCGATCCAGCGGGTGAAGGACGAGCAGCTCACCGAGGCGAGCAACATCTCCGAGTTCAAGACCTACTCGGAGTGCGTCTCCCAGCTGCTGGACAAGAAGGTCGACACGGTCACCACCGACGACGCGATCCTGAAGGGCTACGCGGCCACCGCGCCCGACCAGCTCCGTGTGGTAGGCAAGCCGTTCAGCACTGAGAAGTACGGCATCGGCCTGCCCCTCGCCGACAAGGCGCTGCGCGACAAGGTGAACTCCATCCTGGAGACCTCCGCGTCGGACGGCACCTGGAAGGCGATCTACGGCGAGACGCTCGGCAAGTCGGGTTCGGACTCGACCCCGCCGCCGCTCGAGAAGTACTGA
- a CDS encoding amino acid ABC transporter permease, with product MFSVLTDNWPLFRDGFWLTIRLFVVSGVLSLVLGTLLGAFRVSPVPALRGFGTGYVNILRNTPLTLVFAFLFFGAAKMQLALPNPFWTAVGALTIYTSAFICEVVRSGVNTIAPGQSEAARAVGMSFFQVLTIVVLPQAFRAIIPPLMSVLIALLKNTTIAAGFSVAEAGAIPAAMSERGENQLLTLLWITIGFLILIVPLIFLQRWAERRTAVA from the coding sequence ATGTTCTCGGTCCTCACCGACAACTGGCCACTGTTCCGGGACGGCTTCTGGCTGACGATCCGCCTGTTCGTGGTGTCCGGCGTACTCAGTCTCGTGCTCGGCACGCTGCTGGGTGCGTTCCGCGTCTCGCCGGTACCGGCCCTGCGGGGCTTCGGTACGGGTTACGTCAACATCCTGCGGAACACTCCGCTGACGTTGGTCTTCGCGTTCCTGTTCTTCGGCGCCGCCAAGATGCAGCTCGCGCTGCCGAACCCGTTCTGGACCGCGGTCGGCGCGCTGACGATCTACACGTCGGCGTTCATCTGTGAGGTGGTCAGGTCGGGCGTCAACACGATCGCCCCGGGCCAGTCCGAGGCCGCCCGCGCGGTCGGGATGTCGTTCTTCCAGGTGCTCACGATCGTCGTGCTGCCACAAGCGTTCCGGGCAATCATCCCGCCGTTGATGAGCGTGCTGATCGCGCTGCTGAAGAACACCACGATCGCGGCCGGCTTCTCGGTCGCAGAGGCCGGCGCGATCCCGGCCGCGATGTCCGAACGCGGTGAGAACCAGCTGCTCACGCTGCTCTGGATCACGATCGGCTTCCTGATCCTGATCGTGCCGCTGATCTTCCTGCAACGGTGGGCCGAACGACGGACGGCGGTGGCCTGA
- a CDS encoding amino acid ABC transporter permease, whose product MSSVLYETPGPRAKVRNRISNVVVVVVLLGALAWLIHRMYVHGQFEGRLWRQFEYKAIQKELLHGLLNTLKAAGLAAVLALLFGAVFAAARISDHKWVRTPATLIVELFRAVPLLILMFYFYFGNIQFNLGLGPFWAVVFGLTLYNGSVLAEIFRAGIAAVPKGQREAAYALGLRKNQVVRLVLLPQAISAMLPAIVSQLVVLLKDTALGFIITYGELLYVAKQMGGRLGYGFPYIPTYIVTAVIYIGLCSLLSLLARYLEGRSRRRRKITGAPPPLPLTNDPGQGAPI is encoded by the coding sequence ATGAGCTCAGTCCTGTACGAGACCCCCGGCCCCCGGGCGAAGGTCCGCAACCGGATCTCCAACGTCGTGGTCGTGGTTGTGCTGCTCGGAGCACTCGCCTGGCTGATCCACCGGATGTACGTGCACGGTCAGTTCGAGGGACGGCTGTGGCGGCAGTTCGAGTACAAGGCGATCCAAAAGGAGCTGCTGCACGGCCTCCTCAACACGCTGAAGGCTGCCGGGCTCGCGGCCGTGCTGGCCCTGCTCTTCGGCGCGGTGTTCGCGGCGGCGCGGATCAGCGACCACAAGTGGGTGCGGACACCGGCGACGCTGATCGTGGAGCTGTTCCGCGCGGTGCCACTGCTGATCCTGATGTTCTACTTCTATTTCGGGAACATCCAGTTCAACCTCGGGCTGGGCCCGTTCTGGGCGGTCGTCTTCGGACTGACGCTGTACAACGGGTCGGTGCTGGCGGAGATCTTCCGGGCCGGTATCGCCGCCGTACCGAAGGGACAACGAGAGGCCGCGTACGCGCTCGGTCTGCGGAAGAACCAGGTTGTCCGGCTGGTCTTGTTGCCGCAGGCAATCAGTGCGATGCTGCCCGCGATCGTCAGCCAGCTCGTCGTCCTGCTGAAGGACACCGCGCTCGGCTTCATCATCACGTACGGCGAACTGCTGTACGTCGCGAAGCAGATGGGCGGCCGGCTCGGGTACGGCTTCCCGTACATCCCGACGTACATCGTCACCGCGGTCATCTACATCGGCCTCTGCTCGCTGCTGTCCCTGCTGGCCCGCTACCTCGAGGGCCGCTCCCGCCGCCGCCGCAAGATCACCGGCGCCCCACCCCCACTCCCCCTGACCAACGACCCCGGCCAAGGCGCCCCGATCTGA
- a CDS encoding aspartate aminotransferase family protein, protein MTNAKTHAELWERHKAVMPAWLALYYEEPIELVQGSGRRVTDGEGNTYLDFFAGILTNAIGYDIAEISEAVREQLGTGIAHTSTVYLIRKQIELAEQIAELSGIPDAKVFFANSGTEANETALLLATQARRSNQVLAMRNSYHGRAFGTVAITGNRGWSASSLSPVNVQYVQGAYRYRSPFRDLPDAEYIKVCVDDLRDVIQTTTSGDVACLIAEPIQGVGGFSSPPDGLYAAFKEVLDEYGILFISDEVQTGWGRTGDHFWGIQAHDVVPDAMTFAKGLGNGFAIGGVVAKAELMDSIKANSLSTFGGNPISTTAAKATIDYLLDKDLQANAAKRGAQLADGLRGISDEFPELGDVRGKGLMLAAEIVKPDDNTPDPAATTKLQQETKNRGLLIGKGGLYGNVLRMAPPMTLTEEEAAEALEIIRDSFGTLR, encoded by the coding sequence ATGACAAACGCGAAGACACATGCGGAGCTCTGGGAGCGTCACAAGGCCGTCATGCCGGCATGGCTCGCGTTGTACTACGAGGAGCCGATCGAGCTCGTGCAGGGCTCCGGCCGGCGGGTGACCGACGGCGAGGGCAACACGTACCTCGACTTCTTCGCCGGCATCCTGACCAACGCGATCGGCTACGACATCGCGGAGATCTCCGAGGCGGTCCGCGAACAGCTCGGCACCGGGATCGCGCACACCTCGACGGTGTACCTGATCCGCAAGCAGATCGAGCTGGCCGAACAGATCGCGGAGCTGTCCGGGATCCCGGACGCGAAGGTGTTTTTCGCGAACTCCGGTACCGAGGCGAACGAGACCGCCCTCCTGCTGGCCACTCAGGCGCGCCGCTCGAACCAGGTGCTGGCGATGCGCAACTCCTACCACGGCCGCGCGTTCGGCACCGTCGCGATCACCGGCAACCGCGGCTGGTCCGCGAGCAGCCTGTCGCCGGTCAACGTGCAGTACGTCCAGGGCGCGTACCGGTACCGCAGCCCGTTCCGTGACCTACCGGACGCCGAGTACATCAAGGTGTGCGTCGACGATCTGCGCGACGTCATCCAGACGACCACGTCCGGGGACGTGGCGTGCCTGATCGCGGAGCCGATCCAGGGCGTCGGCGGATTCTCCTCGCCGCCCGACGGGCTGTACGCCGCGTTCAAGGAGGTCCTGGACGAGTACGGGATCCTGTTCATCTCCGACGAGGTGCAGACCGGGTGGGGCCGGACCGGCGACCACTTCTGGGGTATTCAGGCGCACGACGTCGTACCGGACGCGATGACGTTCGCGAAGGGCCTCGGCAACGGGTTCGCGATCGGCGGGGTGGTCGCAAAAGCTGAGTTGATGGACAGCATCAAGGCGAACTCGCTGTCGACGTTCGGCGGCAACCCGATCTCGACGACCGCGGCCAAGGCGACGATCGACTACCTGCTCGACAAGGACCTACAGGCGAACGCGGCCAAGCGCGGCGCCCAACTGGCCGACGGCCTGCGCGGGATCTCCGACGAGTTCCCCGAACTGGGCGACGTCCGCGGCAAGGGCCTGATGCTCGCCGCCGAGATCGTCAAGCCCGACGACAACACCCCCGACCCGGCCGCCACCACCAAACTCCAGCAGGAGACCAAGAACCGCGGCCTCCTGATCGGCAAGGGCGGCCTCTACGGCAACGTCCTCCGGATGGCCCCACCCATGACCCTGACCGAAGAAGAGGCCGCCGAAGCCCTGGAAATCATCCGCGACTCCTTCGGCACCCTGCGCTGA
- a CDS encoding LOG family protein: MTLPSIPHVDIESLEHFDRLLAAGASSMAGWRVQSVDLTGRTAQLLGLKPMGSVFLGCALEDEADAWVRDGGGLVFPAIPELPFDAYRGRLYDADELYAGLEHGYDATPDAQIYAWSRQHDEKGDTSRTLAAALHDHAIADALTELPADRSWVGVMGGHGVLRGSWDYRSAVLLGRTLARRGHVVVTGGGPGAMEAANLGASLAAYDDTTVEHVLTRLSAVPSFRPSIAAWATAGLDVRREFPGDGGVSVPTWFYGHEPPNVFASSIAKYFSNAQREDVLLSRARGGIIYLPGAAGTVQEVFQAATPNYYGDAATHIPLVLVDINHWTTTLPVWPLLQSLAATRPMSIHLVPTIDEAAELVSGPAGV, translated from the coding sequence GTGACGTTGCCGAGCATCCCGCATGTGGACATCGAGTCGCTGGAGCACTTCGACCGGTTGCTGGCGGCCGGCGCCAGCTCGATGGCCGGCTGGCGGGTACAGTCCGTCGATCTGACCGGTCGTACGGCGCAACTCCTCGGGCTGAAGCCCATGGGTTCGGTGTTTCTCGGCTGCGCGCTGGAGGACGAGGCGGACGCGTGGGTACGCGACGGCGGCGGGCTGGTGTTCCCCGCGATCCCGGAGCTGCCGTTCGACGCGTACCGCGGGCGGCTGTACGACGCGGACGAGCTGTATGCGGGGCTCGAGCACGGGTACGACGCCACACCGGACGCACAGATCTACGCGTGGTCCCGGCAGCACGACGAGAAGGGCGACACCAGCCGTACGTTGGCAGCGGCCCTGCACGACCACGCGATCGCGGACGCTCTCACGGAACTGCCTGCAGATAGGTCGTGGGTCGGCGTGATGGGAGGTCACGGCGTACTGCGTGGTTCCTGGGACTACCGGTCTGCCGTTCTCCTGGGCCGTACGCTGGCCCGCCGAGGGCATGTGGTCGTCACGGGAGGCGGTCCGGGCGCCATGGAGGCCGCGAACCTCGGGGCTTCGCTGGCGGCGTACGACGACACCACTGTGGAGCACGTGCTCACACGGCTGTCCGCAGTACCGTCCTTCCGCCCGTCGATCGCCGCGTGGGCTACTGCCGGTCTAGACGTACGACGGGAGTTCCCGGGCGACGGTGGTGTCTCCGTGCCGACGTGGTTCTACGGTCACGAGCCGCCGAACGTCTTCGCGTCCTCGATCGCCAAGTACTTCTCCAACGCCCAACGCGAGGACGTCCTGCTCAGCCGGGCCCGCGGCGGCATCATCTACCTCCCCGGAGCCGCAGGCACCGTCCAGGAAGTCTTCCAAGCCGCCACCCCCAACTACTACGGCGACGCGGCCACCCACATCCCCCTGGTCCTGGTCGACATCAACCACTGGACCACGACACTCCCTGTCTGGCCCCTGCTCCAGTCCCTGGCCGCCACCCGCCCGATGTCCATCCACCTCGTCCCCACCATTGACGAAGCGGCGGAACTCGTCAGCGGACCCGCTGGGGTTTGA
- the pdxY gene encoding pyridoxal kinase PdxY: MKILSIQSAVAYGHVGNSAAVFPLQRIGVEVLPVYTVNFSNHTGYGAWRGPMISPDNVREVLLGIEERGVLPQIDVVLSGYQGGEGIADVILEAVERVKAANPDAVYSCDPVMGNAKSGCFVAPAIPVLLRDRVVPAADIITPNQFELGFLTGTEPDTLESTLASVDLVRATGPRTVLVTSVERPDREDGTIEMLAVDDSGAWLVQTPYIPMKANGSGDVTAALFTAHYRRTGDLAEALARTTSSVFDLLTRTYESGERELQLVESQDAYANPKLEFKPQRVR, translated from the coding sequence GTGAAGATCCTGTCGATTCAGTCTGCGGTGGCGTACGGGCATGTGGGGAACTCGGCGGCGGTGTTCCCGCTCCAGCGGATCGGTGTGGAGGTTCTGCCGGTGTACACGGTGAACTTCTCGAACCACACCGGCTACGGGGCGTGGCGTGGGCCGATGATCAGTCCGGACAACGTCCGCGAGGTGCTGCTCGGCATCGAGGAGCGCGGCGTGCTGCCGCAGATCGACGTGGTGCTGTCGGGTTACCAGGGCGGTGAGGGGATCGCGGACGTGATTCTCGAGGCGGTCGAGCGGGTGAAGGCGGCCAACCCGGACGCCGTGTACTCGTGCGACCCGGTGATGGGCAACGCGAAGTCCGGGTGCTTCGTCGCGCCGGCGATTCCGGTGCTGCTGCGCGACCGGGTGGTGCCGGCGGCCGACATCATCACGCCGAACCAGTTCGAGCTCGGCTTCCTGACCGGTACCGAGCCGGACACGCTCGAGTCGACGCTGGCCTCGGTGGACCTGGTCCGCGCGACCGGCCCGCGGACGGTGCTCGTCACGAGCGTCGAGCGGCCCGATCGCGAGGACGGCACGATCGAGATGCTTGCGGTCGACGACAGCGGCGCGTGGCTGGTGCAGACGCCGTACATCCCGATGAAGGCGAACGGCTCCGGCGACGTGACGGCGGCGCTGTTCACGGCGCACTACCGCCGTACCGGTGATCTGGCCGAGGCCCTGGCGCGGACCACGTCGAGCGTGTTCGACCTCCTGACACGCACGTACGAGTCCGGCGAACGCGAACTGCAGCTCGTGGAGTCCCAGGACGCCTACGCCAACCCGAAGCTCGAGTTCAAACCCCAGCGGGTCCGCTGA